Proteins encoded within one genomic window of Oryza glaberrima chromosome 12, OglaRS2, whole genome shotgun sequence:
- the LOC127757540 gene encoding pentatricopeptide repeat-containing protein GUN1, chloroplastic, giving the protein MATPTHFTPSQTHAAASHHHPSAAAAASAASARLHASAQPASAAASASAAAAALCPPFPAAGAACPPAQGPIFGGGPGAKPWVVQQQQPQRAAAAALGPEFRRARSTRNISKRSRGGAWGAQDRGGGARGGPFSAAAGRCVEKLLRVAPDDRRALGAALASSRGELVAPDDYCHVLRELGDRDKSALRAFEVFHAALPHVGNGAVDKGKLLTASIGALGKMGRPDLARRAFDAGVAGGYGNTVFAHSALISAYARSGLANEAMGVLESMKGAGLRPTTVSYNAVIDACGKGGVDLRFTLGYFRQMLKDGLCPDRKTFNSLLAACSRVGHLEDARAVFDEMIHLGIGRDIYTYNTFIDAICKCGNMELAMQVLLDMEAKGVKPNVVTYSTLIDGYSKLEKYEEALKLCEKMKSMRIQLDRVCYNTLLAIYVKTGKYAEIANVCDEMEELGIEKDTVTYNSLINGYGKQGRLDIVSILVQDMRKRGVAPSVLTYSTLIDIYSKAGMHGDAFNVYLDFKESGLKPDVVLFSSFIDTLAKNGLIEWALSLLNDMTEMGIKPNVVTYNAIIDAFGKSKVMMEDDSEVGDMGIVGVYGGQIVRVANPVSRGGRSATDVRMRRSQELFFILELFQKMVQQGVRPNVVTFSAILNACSRCNSFEDAALLLEQLRLFDNFVYGVAYGLLVGSREVWSQAQSLFNQLGRMDSPTSSAFYNALTDVLWHFGQRRKAQQVVFEGINRRVWENTWGEFCLDLHLMSCGAAQAMVHAWLLNVRSIVFEGRAMPEFLSILTGWGKHSRIAGASTLRRVIEALLNSIGAPFQVERFNIGRFVSPSAVVAAWLRESGTVNILLLHDERVQQAAPSNLVPRLQALQL; this is encoded by the exons atggcgacgccgACGCACTTCACGCCGTCGCAGACGCACGCCGCGGCGTCGCACCACCAcccgtccgcggcggcggcggcgagcgcggcgtccGCGCGGCTCCACGCGTCGGCGcagccggcgtcggcggcggcgtcggcgtcggccgcggcggcggcgctgtgccCGCCGTTccccgcggcgggggcggcgtgcCCGCCAGCGCAGGGCCCCATCTTCGGCGGGGGGCCCGGGGCGAAGCCGTGggtggtgcagcagcagcagccacagcgcgccgcggcggcggcgctggggccGGAGTTCAGGCGCGCGCGCTCAACGAGGAACATCTCCAagcgcagccgcggcggcgcgtggggcgcGCAGGACCGGGggggcggcgcccgcggcgggcccttctccgccgccgcggggcgctGCGTGGAGAAGCTGCTCCGCGTGGCGCCCGACGACCGCCGCGCGCTCGGCGCggccctcgcctcctcccgcggCGAGCTGGTGGCTCCCGATGACTACTGCCATGTCCTGCGAGAGCTCGGCGACCGGGACAAATCCGCGCTCCGTGCGTTCGAGGTGTTCCACGCCGCGCTGCCGCATGTCGGCAATGGCGCCGTCGACAAAGGCAAGCTCCTGACTGCTTCCATTGGTGCGCTCGGCAAGATGGGGAGACCAGACCTTGCAAGGAGAGCCTTCGATGCTGGCGTTGCTGGGGGTTACGGCAACACGGTGTTTGCACATTCGGCTCTAATTTCAGCGTATGCAAGGAGCGGTCTTGCGAATGAGGCCATGGGGGTGCTCGAGTCGATGAAAGGTGCAGGACTGCGGCCTACCACGGTGTCTTACAATGCGGTGATTGATGCGTGTGGTAAAGGCGGCGTCGACCTTAGGTTCACACTTGGTTATTTCCGGCAGATGCTGAAGGATGGGCTTTGTCCGGACCGGAAGACTTTCAATTCGCTTCTCGCTGCATGTAGCCGCGTGGGGCATTTGGAAGATGCCCGTGCTGTCTTTGATGAAATGATCCATCTTGGCATTGGGCGTGACATATACACGTACAACACGTTTATTGATGCCATTTGCAAGTGTGGAAACATGGAGCTTGCTATGCAGGTTCTGTTGGATATGGAAGCGAAAGGTGTTAAGCCAAATGTTGTTACATACAGTACACTGATTGATGGATATTCCAAGTTAGAGAAGTACGAGGAGGCACTCAAGTTGTGTGAAAAGATGAAGTCTATGAGAATTCAACTGGACCGAGTTTGCTACAACACCTTGCTGGCTATTTATGTGAAGACAGGAAAGTATGCTGAAATTGCTAATGTCTGTGACGAGATGGAAGAGCTGGGGATTGAGAAGGACACTGTCACCTACAACTCTTTGATTAATGGGTATGGAAAGCAGGGACGCTTGGATATCGTTTCTATCCTTGTTCAAGATATGAGGAAACGGGGGGTAGCTCCTAGTGTATTAACTTATTCAACTTTGATAGATATATATTCAAAGGCAGGGATGCATGGAGATGCATTCAATGTCTACTTGGATTTTAAGGAGTCAGGCCTAAAGCCAGATGTTGTTCTATTCAGCTCTTTCATTGATACATTGGCCAAGAACGGCTTGATAGAGTGGGCTTTATCTCTGCTTAATGATATGACGGAGATGGGTATCAAGCCAAATGTGGTTACCTATAATGCAATAATCGATGCATTTGGCAAGTCAAAGGTTATGATGGAGGATGATTCTGAAGTTGGTGACATGGGTATTGTTGGGGTTTATGGTGGCCAAATTGTTAGGGTTGCTAATCCAGTGTCTAGAGGAGGGCGTTCTGCAACTGATGTCCGGATGAGGAGGTCACAGGAACTGTTCTTCATTCTAGAATTGTTTCAGAAGATGGTCCAGCAGGGTGTAAGGCCAAATGTTGTAACTTTTTCTGCAATCTTAAATGCTTGCAG TCGCTGTAATAGTTTCGAGGATGCAGCCCTGTTACTGGAACAACTTCGCTTATTTGATAACTTTGTCTATGGTGTTGCTTATGGTCTTCTGGTCGGTTCTCGAGAAGTTTGGTCACAAGCTCAATCGTTATTTAATCAGTTAGGACGCATGGACTCTCCAACATCCTCTGCCTTTTACAATGCTCTTACTGATGTGCTATGGCATTTCGGCCAG AGGCGAAAAGCTCAGCAAGTTGTGTTTGAAGGGATAAATCGTCGTGTCTGGGAGAACACATGGGGTGAGTTTTGCTTGGACCTGCACCTTATGTCATGTGGTGCAGCTCAAGCAATGGTCCATGCCTGGCTCCTGAATGTGCGCTCTATCGTCTTTGAAGGAAGAGCTATGCCTGAATTTTTAAG CATTCTTACAGGGTGGGGAAAGCATAGCAGGATTGCTGGTGCAAGCACCCTCCGCCGTGTCATTGAAGCACTGCTCAATTCAATCGGAGCGCCGTTCCAGGTGGAGCGGTTCAACATCGGAAGGTTCGTGTCACCCAGCGCTGTGGTGGCAGCCTGGTTGAGAGAATCGGGCACCGTCAACATCCTTCTCCTCCACGACGAGCGGGTTCAGCAAGCAGCCCCATCCAATCTGGTACCGAGGTTACAAGCCTTGCAGTTGTAG
- the LOC127757498 gene encoding phosphoinositide phospholipase C 6-like — protein MGSYAYKYCMCFTRKFRSPAADPPPDVRAAFLAAGGGDGGLRRFLAQAQGEAPAEVDRILALLSGGGGGGGGGGIAARLVGPRPGPAPSLDDFFGFLFNADLNPPIATQVHQDMSAPFSHYYIYTGHNSYLTGNQLNSDSSDIPIIKALQRGVRVIELDMWPNSAKNNIDILHGGTLTAPVQIIKCLKSIKEYAFCASPYPLVITLEDHLTPDLQAKVAEMLVKTFGNLLYIPSSDPINEFPSPESLMKKIIISTKPPQEYKKFLKSKDNQNINGGLANLAEEGSLRRIDSNAEESDGKDELDDQDEDSSDEDDPKFQQETACEYRELITIHAGKPKGHLKDALKVDPDKVRRLSLSETQLAKATASHGADVIRFTQKNILRVYPKGTRINSSNYDPMNAWTHGAQMVAFNMQGHDKALRLMQGFFRANGGCGYVKKPDFLLRTGPNGEVFDPNASMPVKKTLKVKVYMGDGWRMDFSKTHFDTFSPPDFYTRVGIAGVRADCVMKKTRTIEDQWVPMWDEEFTFPLTVPELAVLRIEVHEYDMSEKHDFGGQTCLPVSELKQGIRAVPLHDRRGTRYKSVRLLMRFDFL, from the exons ATGGGGAGCTACGCGTACAAGTACTGCATGTGCTTCACCCGCAAGttccgctcgccggcggccgacCCGCCGCCGGACGTccgcgccgccttcctcgccgccggcggaggcgacggcgggctCCGGCGGTTCCTCGCGCAGGCGCAGGgggaggcgccggcggaggtGGACCGCATCCTCGCGCTGctcagcggcggtggcggcggcggcggaggaggaggcatcGCGGCCCGCCTCGTGGGcccccggcccggcccggcccccTCGCTCGACGACTTCTTTGGGTTCCTCTTCAACGCCGATCTCAACCCACCCATCGCCACCCAG GTTCACCAGGACATGTCGGCGCCGTTTTCGCACTATTACATATACACTGGGCACAACTCCTACTTGACTGGGAACCAGCTGAACAGTGATTCCAGCGACATTCCGATTATCAAAGCATTGCAGAGGGGTGTCAGGGTGATTGAGCTCGATATGTGGCCGAATTCCGCTAAGAACAACATTGACATTCTTCATGGAGG GACATTGACTGCACCTGTACAaatcatcaaatgtttgaagTCCATTAAAGAATACGCCTTTTGTGCTTCACCATATCCTCTTGTCATTACTCTTGAGGATCACCTCACACCGGACCTCCAAGCTAAAGTAGCTGAG ATGCTCGTCAAAACATTTGGAAATCTCCTTTACATTCCTAGTTCAGACCCAATAAATGAGTTTCCTTCTCCAGAATCTCTAATGAAGAAAATAATCATCTCAACTAAACCACCACAAGAATACAAGAAGTTTCTTAAATCTAAGGATAATCAGAACATCAATGGCGGCTTAGCTAATCTGGCAGAGGAAGGAAGCTTGAGAAGAATAGATTCAAATGCTGAAGAATCTGATGGAAAG GATGAACTGGATGATCAAGATGAGGACTCCTCTGATGAGGATGATCCCAAATTTCAGCAGGAAACAGCCTGTGAGTATAGGGAACTGATCACCATCCACGCTGGCAAACCAAAAGGCCATTTGAAGGATGCGCTTAAGGTGGATCCTGACAAAGTCAGGCGCCTTTCTTTGAGCGAAACACAGCTAGCTAAAGCAACAGCTTCTCATGGTGCCGATGTTATAAG GTTCACTCAGAAGAATATACTCAGGGTGTATCCGAAGGGTACAAGGATTAATTCTTCCAACTATGATCCAATGAATGCCTGGACTCATGGTGCTCAGATGGTTGCATTTAACATGCAG GGGCATGACAAAGCACTCCGGTTAATGCAAGGATTTTTTAGAGCTAATGGAGGTTGTGGCTATGTCAAAAAGCCTGACTTCTTGCTTAGGACAGGTCCAAATGGTGAAGTATTTGACCCTAACGCAAGTATGCCTGTGAAGAAAACTCTGAAGGTGAAAGTATATATGGGAGATGGATGGCGAATGGATTTCAGTAAAACTCATTTCGACACCTTCTCTCCTCCTGATTTCTATACTAGG gtggGGATCGCTGGTGTGCGGGCAGATTGTGTGATGAAGAAGACTCGAACAATCGAGGATCAGTGGGTACCGATGTGGGATGAGGAGTTCACATTCCCTCTGACAGTCCCGGAGCTGGCTGTGCTGAGAATCGAGGTTCATGAGTACGACATGTCGGAGAAGCATGACTTTGGGGGGCAGACATGCCTGCCAGTGTCGGAGCTGAAGCAGGGCATCCGCGCTGTGCCTCTCCACGATCGCCGGGGCACCAGGTACAAGTCTGTCAGGCTCCTCATGCGCTTCGACTTCCTCTAG
- the LOC127757294 gene encoding probable serine/threonine-protein kinase SIS8 yields MEASGEELLKKIRELEVGQAQLKQEMSKLGGAAAAAERRRSQSVSPRRGAAPPPPHPPPLPARRLSGGFEGGARAWARGSASFPHSSPLQREGRAAAAAGGGLTEKQYTRVLQSLGQSVHILDLEGKIIYWNRSAEKLYGYPASEALGEDGLMLLIDSCDINVVNDIFRRISLGESWTGKFPVKNRAGDRFSAVATNTPFYDEDGSLVGIVCVSSDLRTIEEIISGPSICARPHPESSRTYCEASCSNSNRKASLLSRSPFDSQQPLQSTIASKITNLATKVTNKVRSRVRADENGIEREGGSGESHCSDRDAKEEPTSSGTTTPRGDAPRGAFATEESSPGKTAKMNSDESEGKVGFHRILSSKAEALLNKKGISWPWKGRDNDGPDVKNQATWPWLHGEQDGSQNHQKISDSAITQDGQGAEYNQPNKNEASGSWSSFNNNSTSSASSTGSTNSSALYKVDHEADCLDYEILWEDLVIGEQIGQGSCGTVYHALWYGSDVAVKVFSKQEYSEEVIQTFRQEVSLMKKLRHPNILLFMGAVTSPQRLCIVTEFLPRGSLFRLLQRNNTKLDWRRRVHMALDIARGMNYLHHSSPPIIHRDLKSSNLLVDKNWTVKVADFGLSRLKRETFLTTKTGKGTPQWMAPEVLRNEPSDEKSDVYSYGVILWELVTQKIPWENLNSMQVIGAVGFMNHRLEIPSETDPQWTSLILSCWETDSQLRPSFQQLLERLRELQRQYNVQTQMQRNASAAAKNSSIEE; encoded by the exons atGGAGGCGAGCGGCGAGGAGCTCCTGAAGAAGATCCGGGAGCTGGAGGTGGGGCAAGCGCAGCTCAAGCAGGAGATGTCCaagctcggcggcgccgccgccgccgcggagcggAGGCGGTCGCAGTCGGtctcgccgcggcgcggcgcggcgccgccgccgccgcacccgccgccgctgccggcgaggcGGCTCTCCGGGGGGTTCGAGGGCGGGGCGCGCGCCTGGGCGCGCGGCTCCGCGTCGTTCCCGCACTCGTCGCCGCTGCAGCGCgagggccgcgccgccgcggccgcgggcggcgggttGACGGAGAAGCAGTACACCAGGGTGTTGCAGTCGCTGGGGCAGTCCGTACACATTCTTGACCTCGAAGGGAAGATCATATACTG GAATCGATCTGCAGAGAAACTGTATGGTTATCCAGCATCAGAAGCACTTGGTGAGGATGGCCTCATGCTGCTGATTGATTCCTGTGATATCAATGTGGTAAATGACATCTTCCGACGCATATCTCTGGGTGAGAGTTGGACCGGAAAGTTTCCAGTTAAGAACAGAGCTGGAGATAGATTTTCAGCTGTTGCCACCAACACTCCTTTTTATGATGAGGATGGCAGTTTGGTGGGCATTGTTTGCGTTTCAAGTGATTTGCGCACAATAGAGGAGATAATCAGTGGCCCTTCAATCTGTGCAAGGCCCCATCCAGAATCTTCTAGGACCTACTGTGAAGCTAGTTGCAGCAACAGCAATCGCAAAGCCAGTTTGTTGAGCAGAAGCCCATTTGACTCTCAGCAACCTTTGCAGTCTACTATAGCCTCCAAGATAACAAATTTG GCTACGAAGGTCACAAATAAAGTTCGTTCTAGAGTCAGGGCAGATGAAAATGGCATTGAGCGGGAAGGTGGTAGCGGTGAGAGTCATTGTTCTGATCGTGATGCCAAGGAGGAGCCAACGTCTAGTGGAACAACTACGCCAAGAGGGGACGCACCACGCGGAGCCTTTGCTACAGAAGAGAGTTCCCCTGGGAAAACTGCCAAAATGAACAGTGATGAATCAGAAGGAAAAGTAGGGTTCCACAGGATCTTGAGTTCAAAGGCAGAGGCACTGCTGAACAAGAAAGGGATATCATGGCCTTGGAAGGGGCGGGATAACGATGGACCTGATGTGAAGAACCAAGCGACCTGGCCGTGGTTGCATGGGGAGCAAGATGGCAGCCAGAATCATCAGAAAATTTCTGATTCTGCCATAACTCAAGATGGTCAAGGTGCTGAATATAACCAACCTAACAAAAATGAGGCATCAGGTTCCTGGTCCTCTTTCAACAATAACAGCACAAGCAGTGCAAGCAGCACGGGTAGTACTAATAGTAGTGCTCTTTACAAAGTAGATCATGAAGCAGATTGTTTGGATTATGAAATCCTGTGGGAAGACCTTGTCATTGGAGAACAAATTGGTCAAG GCTCGTGTGGAACAGTATATCATGCTTTGTGGTATGGCTCG GATGTGGCTGTTAAAGTTTTCTCTAAGCAAGAATATTCAGAAGAAGTGATACAGACCTTCCGACAAGAG GTATCCCTTATGAAGAAACTACGCCATCCTAATATACTTCTCTTCATGGGTGCGGTTACATCTCCACAACGCCTCTGTATCGTAACAGAGTTCCTCCCACG TGGAAGTTTGTTTCGCTTACTTCAAAGGAACAATACCAAGTTGGATTGGAGACGACGTGTTCACATGGCTTTAGATATT GCAAGGGGGATGAACTATCTTCACCATTCCAGCCCACCTATTATTCATCGGGATTTAAAATCATCCAATCTTTTGGTTGATAAGAACTGGACTGTCAAG GTTGCAGATTTTGGTCTTTCACGTCTCAAGCGTGAAACATTCCTGACAACAAAAACTGGAAAAGGAACA CCACAATGGATGGCTCCAGAGGTGTTGCGCAATGAGCCTTCTGACGAGAA GTCTGATGTTTATAGTTATGGGGTCATCCTGTGGGAGCTTGTTACTCAGAAGATACCCTGGGAAAATCTTAATTCGATGCAG GTCATTGGTGCAGTTGGTTTCATGAACCACAGGTTGGAGATTCCTAGTGAAACAGATCCTCAGTGGACGTCACTTATCCTGAGTTGTTGGGAAAC TGACTCACAACTCCGTCCATCGTTCCAACAACTTCTGGAGAGACTTCGAGAGCTGCAAAGGCAGTACAATGTCCAGACTCAGATGCAGCGAAATGCATCCGCTGCTGCAAAAAATAGCAGCATTGAGGAATGA